In Falco naumanni isolate bFalNau1 chromosome 5, bFalNau1.pat, whole genome shotgun sequence, the following are encoded in one genomic region:
- the MYBPC2 gene encoding LOW QUALITY PROTEIN: myosin-binding protein C, fast-type (The sequence of the model RefSeq protein was modified relative to this genomic sequence to represent the inferred CDS: inserted 2 bases in 1 codon; deleted 7 bases in 6 codons) produces MERRRRWSWWLRCDWGTWGTWPPPQGSCGARGPGGPPKEDTSPAPQHGAGEHLGVPRPPRDPQPGCPPPRRCPTGPAVPRPRRRAGPGGPGVLGWPPRGGRGGNNSSSSSSRSAPGRSRGRSPPSSALEKADSSSSSSSSSSSSSSSRSSSSSASSSSSEPGPPPAAACRPRSPALDIYDPFHPTDEDNPGGGDFAYGPSPPGKEAEGRQDQKYDPFDPTGSNPSSSRSSPSPDEEEEEEEEEEEEEEEEEEEEDEPPRPPDVSHSISRISETLAGIYDDNSLSQLREGAGARPPRPPRAPQNAPGADSTLPEEEEEEDEEEDEASQPPEGSVPEPRRRVFVVELAAKSRPESDAHPKLEGKVSLEVVAAGNPKAPPPPPPPGDSEIEEGEIVQPEDERYSPLRLFRTGGTGGASARARAAEPRPPRLPEGDDFLSLHADSDEEGDFGTDSQPDPPSAAYAPPPSPRSPSAASRKKPKRSRERGGVAWGGGKKPPEPPPKTKERHRRRGSRSRSRRRSWSRSRRSRSREKRRSRRSGSGERPRRPRHKEKHRGEGKKKKKQRSRSRERRPSRRPSREGPGDPKVENGGEAAGRRREARAVVPPSVQELNDADLFAIKRTITVSRREGTPEPXPKREVLYDSEGLSFEGFSDREPPEAPARGGKGDPRAAQEAKKEKERKRSRPEERPPAREKYKKKFKETPGRPPPPPEPAKGEKEKAPRSERDKAARKSKSGGHKDGEGVPAKPPASRKVKLQSKVAVLIREGVSSTTAAGKESGSGAGSGSIGIKFSRDAESRAPFLKPEEKAAAEAKAGGKAEPPKEAGVKVKKAKAPKAKAGLKKPKGAGGKAKGTGEARKKRKAKPKGSLKKSKADSCSQGAGSPPLRLPPKAEPTWSGSEKLGGSPKPPSPPPGKVTVTAPATTVMPAAERELTPDSQTVDSSCKTPDVSFLPEEGPASGGANGGPPPAAVAVTGGPAGADPPRSEPEADAARRPRRNRGTPWVPPPAPVAWNLQGGMDCATSGVLALTALLFKMEEANLASRAKAQELIQATNQILSHTKAPPPLGAPQAPAPTAHPPAPHAPPPYLLHGALPLVGCPSAPATPTGLPGVGKRDCSVSSEGRGDTDKYLKKLHTQERAVEEVKLAIKPYYQKKEITKDEYKDILRKAVHKICHSRSGEINPVKVNNLVRAYVQRYKYFRKHGRRGEGGEEPLPGGGPPQGVGGAPGQSPPPHAPPLNAHAPPPIAPPHTFGYTLYWGVLGCDGKPLPPQVHTFELHISRVALGDRGDYRCEVTAKDKKDSCSFNIDVEAPRPGDNENVLQAFRRTGEAKGDTAGELDFSGLLKKREVQVEEKKKKKDEDDQFPPEIWELLKGVTKKSEYERIAFQYGITDLRGMLKRLKKIKVEPKKSEAFTRKLDPAYQVDKGKKIKLVVELSDPDLPLKWYKNGQLIKPSNKYVFENVGLKRILTINKCSLADDAAYECRVNDEKCFTELFVKEPPVTIEKGLDDQQVVVGNRVVLEAEVSEEGAQVMWMKDGVELTREETFKYRFKKDGKKHYLIINEATKEDTGRYKIMTNGGESEAEVIVEEKQLEVLQDIADLTVQASEQAVFKCEVSDEKVTGRWFKNGVEVRPSKRIHISHTGRIHKLVIDDVRPEDEGDYTFVPDGYALSLSAKLNFLEIKVEYVPKQEPPKIHLDCSGKATENVLVVVAGNKLRLDVPISGEPAPTVTWMKGNEVFSVREGRAHLEEKPDLSSFVIESAERGDEARYTIRVTNPVGEDTATILIKVVDVPDPPEAVRVTSVGEDWAVVTWDPPKYDGGQPVTGYLIERKKKGSMRWMKLNFEVYPETTYESTRMIEGVLYEMRVFAVNSIGISQPSHNTQPFMPIAPTSEPTHLMLEDVTDTTATLKWRPPERIGAGGIDGYLVEYCREGSDEWVPANTELVERCGFTVRGLPTGEKLLFRVIGVNIAGKSPPATLAQPVTIREIVERPKIRLPRQLRQTYVRKVGEQVNLVIPFQGKPRPQVTWTKEGQALREDIHIRNSDTDTVFFIRAAARHHSGEYQLRLQIENMEDTATMRLRIIERPGPPRGVQVKEVWGFNALLEWEPPQDDGNSDITGYTVQKADKRTMEWFTVYEHNRLPRCTVSELVMGNEYLFRVYSENQCGLSETPGLSTNTARIPKAGLTLKPPEFQEHDFRSAPQFLTPLVDRSAVAGYTTALNCAVRGHPKPKVVWLKNQVAIGEDPRFLARHSQGVLTLHIRKPGPFDGGIYGCRAVNELGEALTECKLEIRVPQ; encoded by the exons atggagaggaggaggaggtggagctGGTGGCTGAGGTGCGACTGGGGGACCTGGGGGACCTGGCCGCCGCCTCAGGGCTCCTGCGGCGCGAGAGGCCCTGGAGGGCCCCCAAAGGAG GACACCTCCCCGGCTCCTCAGCACGGCGCTGGCGAGCACCTGGGGgtcccccggcccccccgggacccccagccGGgatgccccccgccccgccgctgccccaCCGGACCCGCCGTGCCCCGCCCCCGAcgccgggccggccccggcggccccggggTCCTCGGGTGGCCgccccgggggggccgggggggcaacaacagcagcagcagcagcagccgcagcgCCCCCGGGAGGAGCCGCGGAcgcagcccccccagcagcgcccTGGAGAAGGCCgattcctcttcctcctcttcctcctcttcttcctcctcctcctcctcccgctcTTCCTCCTCgtcagcctcctcctcctcctcggaGCCCGGCCCCCCGCCTGCCGCCGCctgccggccccgctcccccgccctGGATATTTATGACCCCTTCCACCCCACCGACGAGGACAACCCCGGGGGGGGGGACTTCGCCTAcggcccctccccccccggcAAGGAGGCCGAAGGACGGCAGGACCAGAAGTACGACCCCTTCGATCCCACCGGCTCCAACCCCAGCTCCtcccgcagcagccccagccccgacgaggaggaggaagaggaggaggaggaggaggaagaagaggaggaagaagaggaggaggaggacgagccgccccgcccgccc gatgtctcccacagcatcagcCGCATCTCGGAGACCTTGGCCGGCATCTACGACGACAACAGCCTGAGCCAG CTTCGAGAAGGAGCCGGAGCcaggcccccccgccccccccgggccccccaGAACGCCCCCGGTGCCGACTCCACGctgccagaggaggaggaagaagaggacGAGGAGGAAGACGAAGCCTCGCAGCCCCCCGAGGGCTCTGTCCCTGAGCCCCGCCGCCGTGTCTTCGTGGTGGAGCTGGCGGCCAAGAGCCGGCCGGAGAGCGACGCGCACCCCAAGCTGGAGGGGAAGGTGTCGCTGGAGGTGGTGGCTGCCGGCAACCCCAAAGcgccaccccccccgcccccccc cggcgattCAGAGATCGAGGAGGGGGAGATCGTGCAGCCCGAGGATGAGCGCTACAGCCCCCTGCGCCTCTTCCGCACTGGCGGCACCGGCGGTGCCTCCGCCAGGGCCCGAGCGGCCGAACCACGGCCCCCCCGGCTGCCGGAGGGCGACGATTTCCTCTCCCTGCACGCTGACTCGGATGAGGAGGGCGATTTCGGCACCGACAGCCAGCCTGACCCCC CCAGCGCCGCCTACGCgccccccccctcgccccgcTCCCCCTCCGCCGCCTCCCGCAAGAAACCCAAGCGCTCACGGGAGCGAGGGGGGGTGGCCTGGGGCGGGGGCAAGAAACCCCCCGAACCGCCCCCCAAAACCAAGGAGCGTCACCGGCGCCGTggctcccgctcccgctcccgccgccgctcctGGTCACGCAGCCGCCGCTCCCGCTCGCGGGAGAAACGCCGGAGCCGGCGCTCGGGCAGCGGCGAGCGGCCACGGCGGCCACGCCACAAGGAGAAGCATCGTGGcgaagggaagaagaagaagaaacagcgGTCACGCTCCCGGGAACGCCGGCCGTCGCGGCGGCCGTCCCGCGAAGGGCCGGGGGACCCCAAGGTGGAGAACGGGGGGGAGGCggcagggcggcggcgggaggcgcgCGCCGTGGTGCCGCCCTCCGTCCAGGAGCTGAACGACGCCGACCTCTTCGCCATTAAACGCACCATCACCGTCAGCCGGCGCGAGGGGACACCGGAGCC GCCCAAGCGCGAGGTGCTCTACGACTCGGAGGGGTTGAGCTTTGAGGGATTTTCTGACCGGGAACCCCCCGAAGCACCGGCCCGGGGGGGCAAAGGGGACCCGCGGGCGGCACAGGAGGCCAAGAAGGAGAAGGAGCGGAAGCGGAGCCGGCCGGAGGAGCGACCCCCTGCCCGCGAGAAGTACAAGAAGAAATTCAAGGAGACCCCcgggcgccccccgccgccgccggagccAGCCAagggggagaaagagaaggcGCCGCGCAGTGAGCGGGACAAGGCGGCGCGGAAGAGCAAAAGCGGGGGGCACAAGGACGGGGAGGGGGTCCCCGCCAAGCCCCCCGCTTCGCGCAAGGTGAAGCTGCAGTCCAAGGTGGCCGTGCTCATCCGCGAGGGCGTCAGCTCCACCACGGCGGCAGGGAAGGAGAGCGGCTCCGGTGCCGGCTCCGGCTCCATCGGCATCAAGTTCAGCCGCGACGCCGAGAGCCGGGCACCCTTCCTCAAGCCTGAGGAGAAAGCGGCGGCCGAGGCCAAGGCGGGGGGCAAAGCCGAGCCCCCCAAGGAAGCGGGGGTCAAGGTCAAGAAGGCCAAAGCCCCCAAGGCCAAGGCGGGGCTGAAGAAGCCCAAGGGCGCCGGCGGCAAGGCCAAGGGCACCGGCGAGGcgaggaagaagaggaaggccAAGCCCAAGGGCTCGCTCAAGAAGTCCAAGGCGGACAGTTGCAGCCAGggggccggcagccccccgctCCGCCTGCCTCCCAAGGCCGAGCCGACCTGGTCGGGCTCGGAGAAGTTGGGGGGCAGCCCCaaaccccccagcccccctcctgGCAAGGTGACGGTGACGGCGCCGGCCACGACGGTGATGCCGGCAGCCGAGCGGGAGCTGACCCCGGACTCGCAGACGGTCGACAGCAGCTGTAAGACCCCCGAtgtctccttcctccctgaGGAGGGGCCGGCCAGCGGTGGCGCTAACGGGGGGCCCCCCCCGGCGGCAGTGGCGGTGACGGGGGGCCCGGCAGGCGCGGATCCCCCCCGCAGCGAGCCCGAGGCCGAC GCCGCTCGGAGGCCAAGGAGGAACCGGGGCACCCCTTGGgtcccccccccggccccggtgGCCTGGAACCTGCAGGGCGGCATGGACTGTGCCACCAGCGGCGTGCTGGCAC TGACTGCGCTGCTCTTCAAGATGGAGGAGGCCAACCTGGCCAGCCGGGCCAAGGCGCAGGAGCTGATCCAGGCCACCAACCAG ATCTTGAGCCACACCAAGGCACCGCCCCCCCTGGGCGCCCCCCAGGCC CCCGCGCCCACCGCccaccccccggccccccaTGCGCCCCCCCCATACCTGCTGCATGGGGCCCTGCCGCTGGTGGGGTGCCCCTCGGCGCCCGCCACCCCCAcggggctgccgggg GTCGGCAAGAGGGACTGCAGCGTCAGCTCCGAGGGACGAGGGGACACGGACAAG TACCTGAAGAAGCTGCACACGCAGGAGCGCGCGGTGGAGGAGGTCAAGTTGGCCATCAAGCCCTACTACCAGAAGAAGGAGATCACCAAGGACGAGTACAAGGACATCCTGCGCAAGGCAGTGCACAAG atcTGCCACAGCCGGAGCGGGGAGATCAACCCAGTCAAGGTCAACAACCTGGTGCGCGCCTACGTCCAGCGCTACAAGTACTTCCGGAAGCACGGCCGCcggggggagggcggggaggAGCCCCTTCCCGGGGGGGGCCCCCCCCAAGGAGTTGGGGGGGCCCCTGGACAaagcccccctccccatgcccccccTCTGAACgcccacgcccccccccccatcgcTCCCCCCCACACGTTTGGTTATACCCT GTactggggggtgctggggtgcgATGGGaagcccctccccccccaggtGCACACCTTCGAGCTGCACATCAGCCGGGTGGCACTCGGGGACCGCGGGGACTATCGCTGCGAGGTGACGGCCAAGGACAAGAAGGACAGCTGCTCCTTCAACATCGACGTCGAGG ccccccgccccggtgaCAATGAGAACGTGCTCCAGGCCTTCAGGAGGAC GGGCGAGGCCAAGGGTGACACGGCCGGGGAGCTGGACTTCAGCGGGCTGCTCAAGAAGAG GGAGGTGCAGgtggaggagaagaagaagaagaaggacGAGGACGACCAGTTCCCCCCCGAGAtctgggagctgctgaaggGGGTGACGAAGAAGAGCGAGTACGAGCGCATCGCCTTCCAGTACGGCATCACCGACCTGCGCGGCATGCTCAAGCGCCTCAAGAAGATCAAGGTCGAGCCCAAAAAGAGCGAAg ccttcacGCGCAAGCTGGACCCCGCGTACCAGGTGGACAAGGGCAAGAAGATCAAGCTGGTGGTGGAGCTGAGCGACCCCGACCTGCCCCTCAAGTGGTACAAGAACGGGCAGCTCATCAAGCCCAGCAACAA aTACGTCTTTGAGAACGTGGGGCTCAAGCGCATCCTCACCATCAACAAGTGCTCCCTGGCCGATGACGCCGCCTACGAGTGTCGCGTCAACGACGAGAAATGCTTCACCGAGCTCTTCGTCAAgg agcCCCCTGTGACCATCGAGAAGGGGCTGGACGACCAGCAGGTGGTGGTGGGCAACCGTGTGGTGCTGGAGGCCGAAGTCTCTGAGGAGGGGGCACAAGTCATGTG GATGAAGGACGGGGTGGAGCTCACCCGCGAGGAGACCTTCAAGTACCGCTTCAAGAAGGATGGCAAGAAGCACTACCTCATCATCAACGAGGCCACCAAGGAGGACACCGGCCGCTACAAGATCATGACTAACGGCGGCGAGAGCGAGGCCGAGGTCATTGTGGAAG agaagcagctggaggtgctgcaggaCATTGCGGACCTGACGGTGCAGGCGTCGGAGCAGGCGGTCTTCAAGTGCGAGGTGTCGGACGAGAAGGTGACGGGGCGCTGGTTCAAGAATGGGGTGGAGGTGCGCCCCAGCAAGCGCATCCACATCTCCCACACCGGCAG GATCCACAAGCTGGTGATCGACGATGTGCGCCCCGAGGACGAGGGGGACTACACCTTCGTCCCCGACGGCTATGCGCTCTCCCTCTCCGCCAAGCTCAACTTCCTTG AGATCAAGGTGGAGTACGTTCCCAAGCAAG agccccccaAGATCCACCTGGACTGCTCGGGGAAGGCGACGGAGAACGtcctggtggtggtggcgggGAACAAGCTGCGCCTCGATGTCCCCATCTCGGGGGAGCCCGCACCCACCGTCACCTGGATGAAGGGCAACGAG GTGTTCTCGGTGCGGGAGGGCCGCGCTCACCTGGAGGAGAAGCCGGACCTGAGCAGCTTTGTCATCGAGAGCGCCGAGCGCGGGGACGAGGCCCGTTACACCATCCGGGTGACAAACCCCGTGGGGGAGGACACGGCCACCATCTTGATCAAGGTGGTCG ATGTGCCTGATCCGCCCGAGGCCGTGCGCGTCACCTCAGTGGGGGAGGACTGGGCTGTGGTCACCTGGGACCCCCCCAAGTACGACGGGGGACAGCCGGTCACTG gGTACCTGATcgagaggaagaagaagggcTCCATGCGCTGGATGAAGCTCAACTTCGAGGTGTACCCCGAGACCACCTACGAGTCCACGCGGATGATCGAGGGGGTGCTCTACGAGATGCGTGTCTTCGCCGTCAACTCCATCGGcatctcccagcccagccacaaCACCCAGCCCTTCATGCCCATcg cccccacgaGCGAGCCCACCCACCTGATGCTGGAGGATGTCACCGACACCACGGCCACGCTGAAGTGGCGGCCCCCCGAGCGCATCGGGGCGGGGGGCATCGACGGCTACCTGGTGGAGTACTGCCGCGAGGGCT cGGACGAGTGGGTCCCAGCCAACACGGAGCTGGTCGAGCGCTGCGGCTTCACCGTGCGGGGGCTGCCCACGGGGGAGAAACTGCTTTTCCGTGTCATCGGGGTCAACATCGCCGGCAAAAGCCCCCCGGCCACGCTGGCCCAGCCCGTCACCATCCGCGAGATCGTGG agCGCCCCAAAATCCGCCTGCCCCGGCAGCTGCGGCAGACCTACGTCAGGAAGGTGGGAGAACAGGTCAACCTCGTCATCCCCTTCCAG GGGAAGCCGCGGCCGCAGGTGACGTGGACCAAAGAGGGGCAGGCGCTGAGGGAGGACATCCACATCCGCAACTCCGACACCGACACCGTCTTCTTCATTCGCGCGGCCGCACGGCACCACTCGGGAGAGTACCAGCTGCGCCTGCAGATTGAGAACATGGAGGACACGGCCACCATGCGCCTTCGCATCATCG
- the LOC121089390 gene encoding LOW QUALITY PROTEIN: ras-related protein R-Ras-like (The sequence of the model RefSeq protein was modified relative to this genomic sequence to represent the inferred CDS: deleted 1 base in 1 codon): MWLRPRGSRPGMERSRGSGGASGGAGGPGGAGTPPGRLRLVVLGGSGVGKSALCVRFVQSYFPPAPAPPLEDTYTKLCTVDGVPACLDILDTAGQQEPGGRRSSTAGGGHGFLLVFAVSDCRSFGALPRLLGPIRRVTDRDDPPTLLVGNKAEPGGQRQVPREEAQAFARQNRLHYLEASAKAQLNVDEAFHELVRAIGGGGGGTRGV; encoded by the exons ATGTGGCTCCGCCCCCGCGGGTCGCGGCCGGGCATGGAGCGCAGCCGTGGGTCTGGGGGGGCTtcggggggcgcgggggggcccggaggggccgggaccccccccgGGCGGCTCCGCCTGGTtgtgctggggggcagcggcGTGGGGAAGAGTGCGCTGTGCGTCCGCTTTGTCCAg TCCtacttcccccctgcccccgccccccctctcGAGGACACCTACACCAAACTCTGCACCGTGGACGGGGTCCCCGCATGCCTCGACA tccTGGACACGGCGGGGCAGCAGGAGCCGGGGGGGCGCAGGAGCAGCACC GCGGGGGGGGGACACGGCTTCCTCCTCGTCTTTGCCGTTAGCGACTGCCGCAG TTTCGGGGCGCTGCCGCGGCTGCTGGGGCCGATCCGGCGGGTGACGGACCGGGACGACCCCCCCACGCTGCTGGTGGGCAACAAGGCCGAgccgggggggcagcggcag GTGCCGCGGGAGGAGGCACAGGCCTTCGCCCGCCAGAACCGCCTGCACTACCTTGAGGCCTCCGCCAAGGCGCAGCTCAACGTGGATGAGGCCTTCCATGAGCTTGTGCGGGccatcgggggggggggggggggcacaaggggGGTGTga